Genomic window (Thermodesulfobacteriota bacterium):
CGGTGACCGGGCCCATAGTGTTCACGCCCAATAAAGACATCGCCATAGACCTCGCGTACCCCTACTTCCTGGAGGAGCCTCTCCCGCTCGGGAGGTTCAGGGCCGACCTCGAGATAGTGAACCTGAAAAATGACGAGGGCGGGCAGTTCATATTCTATTCGATACGGGCGGACGTGCCTTCGAAGAACGGGCTCTGGGGCGTGTACGTGAGGGTAGCGCAGTCGGGCGTGAACGAGGTGGTGATAAACGGCGAGAACGTGAGGGACGGGTTCGAGTTCGCGAACGTGATGGCGGGCGGGAAGTTCCTCCTCTGGAAGTCGCATAACTCGGCCGTGTCGGGCGGGTTCGAGCTCGTGCTGCCGACATCCTACAAGGACAACATAGACAGGCTCTCGACCGTGACGCTCTTCAGGCGGAATTTCCCCATAAACTTGCAGAAGGCGTGGACAATGACCCCATACGTGACGGCCGCCGCGTGGAGTGGGATATTCAACGTGCAGGCGACTGCATCGACGGACGTCGTCGTCAACGCCGGCGAGCTCGAAGGGAACTCGGCCGAGTGGAGGCTCAATTACGGGGCCTCCGCGGGGGCTAACTTCCCCGTGATCGCGTCCCCGGTGCTATATGCTGAGTTCGGAGCGTACACTTGCCTGACCGCGGACACGTTTGCGAAGAACGACATGTTCATGACGGGCGGCGTGAGGTTCGGGCGCAAGTTCAGCCCCGGCTTCGCCATGCAGTTCCCCGTTTACGGAGCGGACAAGGACATAGACAGGTACAGCTACATGTTCGACTTCCAGGTACGGTTCTAGCCTTCTTTTCTTAAACTGTCATTGCGAGGAGCGAAGCGACGCGGCAATCTCGTGAATAAAGCAAGATCGCCCCACGACCACTTCGTGGTCTCGCGATGACATGCTAAAGGAATCGCGGCTGGAAGCCGCTCCTACGAAATATGGTCTTCAGTTCTGTAGGAGCGCCATTCCCGTATCAAGTACGGGACAGGCCTGGCGCGAACCGGAACAAAAAAGGGAGCCGAAGCTCCCTTTTGGTATTTAGTTTTTAATGCCGCTAAACCTTACGCTGCCGCTTTCCTCTTTCGTATAGCGATCAATAACCCGGCAATCCCTAATACCCCCGCCATGGCGATCATCCCCCATTCGGACAGGGTAGGAATCGCATCGAACTGCACCACGAGAGGCGCGCATTCGGCGTCGAGCGCTCTGTTTACGACTTCGTACCAGTTTAATATTTCATTGGGGTCGTTCGGGGGCGTGCAGCAGTAATCCCAGCCTATTGCGGTTACCGTACCCGTGCCGAACGGGGACGTGAACACTCCCACGCCTTTGGTTCCGCTGTATATCACCGTGCCCGGCGTGTTGCTGAATGCAGACGTCAGGTCGGCGGCAACCAGTGTAGCAGGACCTCCGGCGAACACTGTGCCCGATGCTCCGGGTTGAATCGCAAATGTGTCTACTACATCCTGTACGGTTATTACGCCTACGCCGTATCCGAACGTGTTATTGAGAAATTCACCCTCTCCGCCTGCATGGCTGCCTGTCAATATCAGGCATCCGCCGGCGCTTACGAATTGATTAAACAAGCTGTATGAAGTGGGGGAGAGTGCATTGATAGACTCCGATATAACGACCGCCTCGAATACGCCGAACTTGCCCCTGAACGCGGCCTGCACGTTTTCATCCGTAAGCTCGACCGAGGTTAATTGATTTTTTCCTCTGGCCGCCAGATACTGGACCGTGCTCGGAAACGGATTGAATTCATAATTCGGCGCGCCCCAGAAATTAAAGTCATGGCTGGTACCGAATTTAACGAAATCGAGCGCGTAAGAAGAGCCGGATATGCCGATTATAGCAACAAACAGTAGAATATTTATTATAGATTTTGACATATGTTAATCTCCTTCCTCGTTTAATTGCAACAATAATACTATAATTCCGGTAAATTAGTCAATTAAGGTCGAAAAAAACCGCTGAAGCCGTTTCCGCCACTCCGCCAACTCCGCCATCTATATACCCCCGCGGAAGCGGCGGAGTGGCGGAGAGTCCAATTACGGGAAGGTCTCAACCCTTCTTGTCATTTCGACAACGGGAGAAATCTGTTGTTTTCATTTGTTTCAAATAATAGATTTCTCACATTCGTTCGAAATGACAACAAGGGGAGGTTCGGGGGCGAGAATAACGAGAGAGGTCATTCGATCCCTTCGTCCTGCATGCCCTGGACTTGATTCAGTATTAAGGACAGGCGGTCTCGGGATGACGGGAAAAGAATAGCAATCCAACCTGACCGCTTCCGAATAATGCGGCAGATGCGATATCTCTATACCTCCGCAACCCCCATAACCATCCCTGCCGCAAATACAACTTTGATTTTGCGTCAATAATTGTTAAAATGTGCTTGGTGTCGGGGGCTTTCCGGTCCGTATGCCGCGCGGGCCAAGCCGGTCCTGATTCCGCATCTTAATGGAGGATGAGGTTGAAGGCGAAAATCGTCTGTGCCGTAATACTCTTGCTCTTCCAGCTCGCGCCGGCCCGGGCCGAAGAGCCCGTCACGCCGCACGAGCCTGACGACGCTGTTCTCCCCGCGGAGGGGACTCATGCCGACGCTCCCGCTCTTAAAATCAACGATACGAACGAGCCCGCTCCTGCCCCCGACCTCAGGCCTCCGGGCTTCAAGACCTACATGGAAGACACCGCGATATGGTACGGAGCGCAGTGGGCCGCGAGGCTCTGGTGGGTGAGAGACAAGAACGTAAAGATATTCGACGGGGGGTTCCACACGTTCTGGAGCAACCTGACGAGCGATCCGATCTGGGACGACGAGGACGATTTTGTCGTCAACTGGGTGCTGCACCCGTTCTTCGGCATGTTGTCATACCAGTTCTACAGGGCGAGGGGGCACAGCGTGTGGGCGTCCGCTTTAGGCTCCGTCATACAGAGCACGCTATTCGAATACGCGATCGAGGGGTGGGCCGTCAGGCCCTCGGGTCTCGATCTCATCGTCACCCCGGCGCTCGGCGTCCCGCTCGGATGGACGATGGAGCAGCTTTCCGAATGGCTGATACAGCAGGACTCGAAGGCGGCCCATGTCGCCGCCTACTTCGCCAACCCGACGAGGGTCTTCGTCAAGGACACGCAGTTCGGCCTCATCAACCCCGTAACGGGCGCGTTCCAGTACAGGGGACAGTTCACGATATCGACGACCAAGGGCAAGGCGCTAGAGCTCGGATACCCGAAATTCTTCGAGCCCCCGCTCCCTCTCGGCAGGGTGGGGCTGGACATCGAGCTTATCACGCTCGAGAAGGCGCTCGGCGGGGAGTTCATTCTATATCCGATGAGGTTCGAGTTCCCCTCCGAGAGCAATTACTGGGGCGTCTACATGGACATACCGTACGGCGGTACGAACAACGTGACCGACGGGGATACGGATATAAGGGACGGGTACGAATTCGGGAACCTCATGGTCGGGGTGAAATCGCTCCTGGCGAAATCGAAGGACTTCGCCCTGGGCGCGGGGCTCGAAGTGTATTTCCCGACCTCGTTCACAGACGACCAGGACAGGCTCGCGCAGATTATAAAATATAGAAGGGACTTCCAGATGTACCTCTACAAGGCGACGACCGTTTCGCCGTACGTCACGGCGGGGACATGGAAAGGGGTGTTCAGCGTGCAAGGCGCGCTCGGCTCGGACTTCATTTTCAACGCCGAGGAATTCGCGGGGCAGGACTTCGAGTTCAGGGTCAACTACCACGCGGCCGCGGGCCTGAACGTCCCCATGACGGGGTCGCCGATCCTGTACTGCGAGTTCGACGGGTACTCGATCACTACGTACGACGGCGCGGGCGGCGGCACCGACCTCTTCATCTCCCCCGGCATAAGGTTCGGGCGCAAGATAAGCCCCGGCTTCACCGTGCAGATACCCGTATACGGGCCTACGGACGACATAGCCAACGCCGACTACGTCTTCGACTTCCAGCTCCGGTTCTGAGGGGGGTGTTTTGCTTTTACCTGCGATCTAACCCGCATTGTCATTTCGACCAACGGGAGAAATCTATTGTTAGTCTTCTATTCTTTAAAATAAATTCAACTAATAGATTTCTCACATTCGTTCGAAATGACAATATGAGTAGGTCCCGTCTAAAAAAACGCGTTATCCGGTCGTCTCATCGAACCCCTGTTCCGGACATCGGTACGCTCACATCACCTCAATCGTCCCCACCATCCCTTTTTTCCTGTGCGAGCCGAACATGCCTTTCTTGCCGCAGTAGAACTCGAACTTTCCGGTCTTCTCCGGCGTGAACGTCACCGTTACGTCCTCGCCCGAAGGGACGTCGACGTCCACGTCGAGCCCTGACGCGGGGTCGTCTATGGTGAAGTTATGCGGGACGATCGAAGTGACGCTCCTCAACATCAATTCGACGGGCTTACCCGCCTTCACCGTTATATGATCGGGCGTGAAAGAATAGCTGTCCACGACTATCTCGACCTTCTGGACGTCGGCAGGAGGCGCTGGCGCGCCTTCCTCAGCATTCGCGGGGTTAAGGCATAATGCGGCATAAGCGGAAAAGAGGATCAATAATGCGGGAAGGTATGAGGTTATGAACTTCATCGAGGGCCTCCTTATGTGCGCGATAGTTTAAGTATACCCCGCACGCTGCCCTGACGAGGTCGTGCTCACTCCGACTGGAGAGAGACGTAATTATTCACGCTCTCGTCGTAGGCGGCTTTTTCGCTCTGGCACCTGGTCTGGTCGCCCGAGCTCGACTCCAGGCACTTGTCGAGGGCGCTCCTCGATCTCTCGACCGCCTGCCTTGCGTCATTCAGCGACTGCTTCTTCTTCGATTCGTTCATAGGGTTGTCGATAGCGATGTCCTTCCCCTGCTTGAGCGTGCTGCAGCAGACGGCTGGGAGGATCATCATAAAGGTCAGCGTTATCAGAAGAAGGCGGCGGATCACTTTATTACCCCCGGAGATATTTGTCCGGCCGCAATGCCGGCCGACCGCATCATTATAATCGATATTTGAGAATACGGAAAATCGGCTTGGGAGAGTAATAAATCCCCGGCTGACGCCCAGGGGCGCACGGATATTAAATATTCCGGAACGGTGAAGCTTTCACCGTCCCGGAATCCCATCATCGCCCTGTTAGGAGTTCGGATGTCGGTTGAATAGGGAGCGTATCAGGCGTTGAAGAGGTTGAAATATTCGCCGAAAAGCGAAAAAGCCCTTTCGATGTTTTCCTGAGCCATCGCGCGGGCGTCCTTCGTGAACTTCTCGGTCATGCTCTTCGCCGTCTGTATCTGCTCCTTACGGTATGTAAGATAGCGGTCGAGCTGTTCGGATACCTTCTTAGCGCTCCCGTCGTAGGGGAGGTCCTTAACGAACGGCAGGTCCTTCGGGAAATCCTTGTAGAACCCGCTCAGGTTCGTCACGAACTCCTTTTCGAGGCCGAAAATATGGTCGGCCTGGGCGCCTAACGCCTTAATGTTCTGCTCTACGAGCGAGAACGTGAAATCGAGGCCGTTAAGATAGTTCTCTTTTACGAGACCTGAAAACTCCTTAACGGGCTCCGTTAACTCCTTAACCTTCGATGCTGCTTTCTTTGTAGTTTCGGACATGGCGAAACCTCCTGATATTTTTTCTAAAGAACAATATAAACTGGATCGGGGATGTGTCAAGGGCATTTATTCGCAAATGCACAAAATAATATTTGTTGTAGGACAGGCGGTTATATGTGTTAATAAAATATTAACAGTCGCATGTGCTAATAGAAAATAGGCCCCTTATATAGCTATGATTGAATTATTACAGCGGGTTAAGTCAGCTATTCGTGACGGGGTTCACGAACTTGAGGGTGAATCCGCCGGACGCGGAGATAATTTTAAGGTTAGAATGTTCTCGGCGGTTATTATTCTGTCCGCGTCTGGATAGTAAAGGATGAAATACGCATCGTTTAAATCGGTTCCCGATCTCCTCTCATTCGCGAGGCTCCTCCTCGTGCCCGTCATCTGGGCGCTCGCCGCGCTAGGCCTGCCGGTCTGGACTGGCGTCGTACTCCTGGCTGCCGGTCTCACCGACGTGCTCGACGGGATAATCGCGCGGAGGTGGGGCGTCGTTACGGCATACGGGAGCAGGCTCGACTCGATCGCCGACACGCTCATGGAGATATCGGCCGCCGGGGCGGTCATTCTGCTGAGGCCCGACATTGTCGCGTCGCACTGGCTCATACTCTCAGTGTGGGTCGCGGTGGAGGCGTCTTCAATCCTCCTGGGCTGGATAAAGTTCAGGAGGATAGGGGACCTCCACCTCTACCTGTCGAAGGCGGCAGGCATAGTTGCATACGGGTTCGTCATATACACTCTCGTCATTGCTTACAACGAGGCGTTTTTTTACGCTGCTGTCCCGACCCTCATCCTGGCGTCGCTCGAATGCCTGCTGCTCCAGCTCTTCGCCCGGAGCGTGGACGAGCACATGAGGTCGATATACCACGCATACCGCGCGGGGAGGCTCTTTTGACGCATTCCGACTTCTTCCGCCACTACGCCATGTTCCGCAGCCCTATACCCCCGCGAAGGTGGCGGAGTGGCGGAAACCTTATTCCGAATGCTCACCTCTCTTTGTCATTTCGAACGTATGTGAGAAATCTATTTTGTAAAGTAAATGAAAACAACAGATTTCTCCCGTTGGTCGATATGACATTGTAGGTTAAGCATAGGAGATTCCAACGAATCATATATGAGCGCAGATTCTGTGCCTCAGCATGCACGAGTCGGGCTGCGTTACCGGTTGAGCTGAAGAGGTACATGAGAATCGGATATGCGCCGCACGTTGTGTGCTAGAACTGCGTCTTGAAATATAGGAACGGCGGAAGCACGACGCTTATGGTTTTCCTGTCAGCGCTCGAAATGACGAGCGGGAGGTCTTCTGCCCTGAGCGAGGGGGAATCGTAAGAGAGGCCGGGATTCTTTTCGAGCCTGAG
Coding sequences:
- a CDS encoding IPTL-CTERM sorting domain-containing protein, coding for MSKSIINILLFVAIIGISGSSYALDFVKFGTSHDFNFWGAPNYEFNPFPSTVQYLAARGKNQLTSVELTDENVQAAFRGKFGVFEAVVISESINALSPTSYSLFNQFVSAGGCLILTGSHAGGEGEFLNNTFGYGVGVITVQDVVDTFAIQPGASGTVFAGGPATLVAADLTSAFSNTPGTVIYSGTKGVGVFTSPFGTGTVTAIGWDYCCTPPNDPNEILNWYEVVNRALDAECAPLVVQFDAIPTLSEWGMIAMAGVLGIAGLLIAIRKRKAAA
- a CDS encoding CDP-alcohol phosphatidyltransferase family protein encodes the protein MKYASFKSVPDLLSFARLLLVPVIWALAALGLPVWTGVVLLAAGLTDVLDGIIARRWGVVTAYGSRLDSIADTLMEISAAGAVILLRPDIVASHWLILSVWVAVEASSILLGWIKFRRIGDLHLYLSKAAGIVAYGFVIYTLVIAYNEAFFYAAVPTLILASLECLLLQLFARSVDEHMRSIYHAYRAGRLF
- a CDS encoding cupredoxin domain-containing protein, producing MKFITSYLPALLILFSAYAALCLNPANAEEGAPAPPADVQKVEIVVDSYSFTPDHITVKAGKPVELMLRSVTSIVPHNFTIDDPASGLDVDVDVPSGEDVTVTFTPEKTGKFEFYCGKKGMFGSHRKKGMVGTIEVM
- a CDS encoding DUF3943 domain-containing protein, with product MKVRVTYRYFFIFFAALFAAQASAQETVEVKELFDYAFTENAATGGKEEPAKEEEFVSGQEGEERLGVKAFMRDSAIMYTGLWASRFFYVRNKNSRIFDTSFSKWWHNITQWPEWDDGDSFFTNWVTHPLIGAAEYLFYRQMGHGYLVSALGVVLQSTLFEYTIEGTVETPSLQDLVSTPLVGVPMGFALEKSSDWLVSTDFVPAKILGHILNPWKNFIADRKIGIYNPFSETFMSVTGPIVFTPNKDIAIDLAYPYFLEEPLPLGRFRADLEIVNLKNDEGGQFIFYSIRADVPSKNGLWGVYVRVAQSGVNEVVINGENVRDGFEFANVMAGGKFLLWKSHNSAVSGGFELVLPTSYKDNIDRLSTVTLFRRNFPINLQKAWTMTPYVTAAAWSGIFNVQATASTDVVVNAGELEGNSAEWRLNYGASAGANFPVIASPVLYAEFGAYTCLTADTFAKNDMFMTGGVRFGRKFSPGFAMQFPVYGADKDIDRYSYMFDFQVRF
- a CDS encoding DUF3943 domain-containing protein: MKAKIVCAVILLLFQLAPARAEEPVTPHEPDDAVLPAEGTHADAPALKINDTNEPAPAPDLRPPGFKTYMEDTAIWYGAQWAARLWWVRDKNVKIFDGGFHTFWSNLTSDPIWDDEDDFVVNWVLHPFFGMLSYQFYRARGHSVWASALGSVIQSTLFEYAIEGWAVRPSGLDLIVTPALGVPLGWTMEQLSEWLIQQDSKAAHVAAYFANPTRVFVKDTQFGLINPVTGAFQYRGQFTISTTKGKALELGYPKFFEPPLPLGRVGLDIELITLEKALGGEFILYPMRFEFPSESNYWGVYMDIPYGGTNNVTDGDTDIRDGYEFGNLMVGVKSLLAKSKDFALGAGLEVYFPTSFTDDQDRLAQIIKYRRDFQMYLYKATTVSPYVTAGTWKGVFSVQGALGSDFIFNAEEFAGQDFEFRVNYHAAAGLNVPMTGSPILYCEFDGYSITTYDGAGGGTDLFISPGIRFGRKISPGFTVQIPVYGPTDDIANADYVFDFQLRF